Proteins from a genomic interval of Neodiprion lecontei isolate iyNeoLeco1 chromosome 2, iyNeoLeco1.1, whole genome shotgun sequence:
- the LOC107227899 gene encoding armadillo repeat-containing protein 7 gives MFTRKEQLIARTGKNKVGRFEFLKLLTNEFKTSKSKEAKTQVLANLVNFAYDPINYEYLRKLRVIDLFLYLLSEDDKDFVRFSIGGICNLCLDPQNKDYIIHSHGVQAVSSLLTSSDEETVLSAITTLMFLITPFSKPLITSPEIIESMIYFSNSSNIRIKNLATIFLTDYCSDTNVKHIKEHPTVVPVSAIPLPQSVMNSRLFTLCARYSRSYSAKLPSKLASDQNLKPGDSITITKSITEDDILSFAKLTDDFNPIHITSPKNIVHGAFLNGLVSGVIGTKLPGAGTIVVEQIIRYPKPCYAGDTVSITVEIVTVRKIIKCKYRCIANMERIVLEGEAKLMASNAQVKKISFTQ, from the exons ATGTTTACTAGAAAAGAACAATTGATTGCACGTACAGGAAAGAATAAGGTTGGACGTTTTGAATTCTTAAAACTTTTGACCAACGAATTCAAAACTTCAAAGTCTAAAG AAGCAAAGACACAAGTGTTGGCTAACTTGGTCAATTTTGCCTACGATCCAATAAACTATGAATATCTACGTAAACTGAGAGTAATCGATCTGTTTCTATATTTACTCTCCGAAGATGACAAAGATTTTGTCCGTTTTTCCATCGGTGGAATCTGCAACTTGTGTTTAG ATCCACAGAACAAGGATTACATCATTCACAGTCACGGTGTGCAGGCTGTATCGTCTCTGCTGACATCCTCTGATGAAGAAACGGTTCTTTCAGCTATAACGACACTGATGTTCCTGATCACGCCTTTTTCAAAACCACTAATAACTTCCCCTGAAATTATCGAATCTATGATATATTTCTCAAATAGTTCCAACATTAGAATTAAAAACTTGGCAACGATATTCCTCACAGATTACTGTTCTGATACCAACGTTAAGCACATTAAAGAACACCCAACAGTTGTCCCAGTTTCCGCGATTCCGCTACCGC aatccgTGATGAATAGCAGGCTTTTTACACTCTGCGCAAGGTATTCAAGGTCCTACAGTGCCAAACTTCCATCTAAACTTGCCTCTGATCAAAACCTCAAGCCTGGCGATAGCATAACTATAACTAAATCGATAACCGAGGATGATATTCTGAGTTTCGCCAAGCTCACTGATGACTTCAATCCAATTCATATAACGTCTCCTAAGAACATTGTACATGGAGCATTCCTAAATGGTTTGGTTTCCGGTGTTATCGGTACTAAATTGCCAGGTGCTGGGACGATAGTCGTCGAACAGATAATCAGGTATCCAAAGCCATGTTATGCTGGCGATACTGTTTCAATAACTGTTGAAATAGTCACTGTAAGGAAAATTATCAAGTGTAAATATCGATGCATAGCTAATATGGAACGAATCGTTCTTGAAGGTGAAGCTAAACTCATGGCGAGTAATGCCCAAGTGAAGAAAATAAGCTTCACGCAGTAG